In Ahaetulla prasina isolate Xishuangbanna chromosome 5, ASM2864084v1, whole genome shotgun sequence, the following are encoded in one genomic region:
- the ACP6 gene encoding lysophosphatidic acid phosphatase type 6 isoform X1 has protein sequence MDLWARIGMVGALSCYAHRKKSVLAQAAESGGNSGRPELKLVQVLFRHGARTPLRPIPGVEQVDWDPSLLEIPAQTKFPYIVTNLTGGPRPFSPYEENYKKTVLKGGVIAGQLTKVGMQQMFTLGERLRKRYIEDTNFLSSSYKSSEILVRSTNIDRNLESTRCLLAGLFQQQKEGAVTIVTDNAESEILYPNPGNCQQLKRMHRDGMASVNLQQGLFEDLKNIKQKLGISNEQKIDFILLLDNIFAEQAHDLPSYPALKNSVQLIEQRAVDSFFYITKNNSREILQMSVGPLLNAIEDNIKKAIEPPSSEIKTRKLILYAVHDVTLFPLLVAMGVFNSKWPPYAADVTLELYQHSRDWFIRLIYNGEELIPRGCKDGLCPLEDFLNALSVYSTKPLVYKMICSQTEEAVLQHN, from the exons ATGGATCTATGGGCTCGGATAGGCATGGTCGGCGCTCTGTCTTGTTACGCGCACCGCAAGAAGAGCGTCCTGGCCCAAGCGGCAGAGAGCGGCGGCAACTCCGGCCGGCCAGAGCTGAAATTGGTGCAAGTTCTCTTTCGGCACGGCGCTCGCACGCCCCTCCGGCCAATCCCGGGCGTCGAGCAG GTAGACTGGGATCCTAGTCTTCTGGAGATCCCTGCTCAAACAAAGTTTCCCTACATAGTAACTAATCTCACTGGTGGACCAAGACCGTTTTCTCCTTATGAAGAGAATTACAAAAAAACAGTGCTGAAG GGAGGTGTAATTGCGGGACAGTTGACCAAAGTTGGCATGCAGCAAATGTTCACCCTGGGGGAACGGCTAAGGAAACGTTATATTGAGGATACCAATTTCCTGTCATCATCCTACAAATCTTCTGAGATCTT AGTCCGGTCCACTAATATTGATCGGAATCTAGAATCCACACGATGTTTGTTAGCTGGGCTGtttcaacaacaaaaagaag GAGCTGTTACCATTGTCACAGATAATGCAGAATCTGAAATCCTTTATCCCAATCCAGGGAATTGCCAACAACTTAAACGTATGCATAG AGATGGAATGGCTAGTGTGAATTTGCAGCAAGGCCTCTTTGAAGAtctgaaaaatattaaacaaaagtTGGGCATTAGTAATGAGCAAAAAATAGACTTCATTCTTCTCCttgacaacatttttgcagaacag GCACATGACCTACCAAGTTACCCTGCTTTGAAGAATTCTGTGCAACTAATTGAGCAGAGAGCTGTTGACTCATTCTTTTATATTACAAAAAACAATTCAAG GGAGATTCTTCAGATGTCTGTTGGTCCTCTCCTGAATGCCATAGAGGACAACATTAAGAAGGCAATAGAGCCTCCTTCTTCTGAGATTAAGACCAG GAAGCTCATCCTCTATGCTGTTCATGATGTTACACTCTTCCCGTTGCTGGTGGCGATGGGAGTCTTCAATTCAAAGTGGCCTCCATATGCAGCAGATGTGACTCTGGAACTCTATCAGCATTCCAGGGATTGGTTTATACGATTGATCTATAATGGAGAG GAGCTGATTCCCAGAGGATGTAAAGATGGCTTGTGTCCACTAGAAGATTTTTTAAATGCTCTTTCAGTATATAGCACAAAGCCACTGGTGTATAAAATGATTTGTTCCCAAACAGAAGAGGCagttttacaacacaattga
- the ACP6 gene encoding lysophosphatidic acid phosphatase type 6 isoform X2, whose amino-acid sequence MTVDWDPSLLEIPAQTKFPYIVTNLTGGPRPFSPYEENYKKTVLKGGVIAGQLTKVGMQQMFTLGERLRKRYIEDTNFLSSSYKSSEILVRSTNIDRNLESTRCLLAGLFQQQKEGAVTIVTDNAESEILYPNPGNCQQLKRMHRDGMASVNLQQGLFEDLKNIKQKLGISNEQKIDFILLLDNIFAEQAHDLPSYPALKNSVQLIEQRAVDSFFYITKNNSREILQMSVGPLLNAIEDNIKKAIEPPSSEIKTRKLILYAVHDVTLFPLLVAMGVFNSKWPPYAADVTLELYQHSRDWFIRLIYNGEELIPRGCKDGLCPLEDFLNALSVYSTKPLVYKMICSQTEEAVLQHN is encoded by the exons ATGACG GTAGACTGGGATCCTAGTCTTCTGGAGATCCCTGCTCAAACAAAGTTTCCCTACATAGTAACTAATCTCACTGGTGGACCAAGACCGTTTTCTCCTTATGAAGAGAATTACAAAAAAACAGTGCTGAAG GGAGGTGTAATTGCGGGACAGTTGACCAAAGTTGGCATGCAGCAAATGTTCACCCTGGGGGAACGGCTAAGGAAACGTTATATTGAGGATACCAATTTCCTGTCATCATCCTACAAATCTTCTGAGATCTT AGTCCGGTCCACTAATATTGATCGGAATCTAGAATCCACACGATGTTTGTTAGCTGGGCTGtttcaacaacaaaaagaag GAGCTGTTACCATTGTCACAGATAATGCAGAATCTGAAATCCTTTATCCCAATCCAGGGAATTGCCAACAACTTAAACGTATGCATAG AGATGGAATGGCTAGTGTGAATTTGCAGCAAGGCCTCTTTGAAGAtctgaaaaatattaaacaaaagtTGGGCATTAGTAATGAGCAAAAAATAGACTTCATTCTTCTCCttgacaacatttttgcagaacag GCACATGACCTACCAAGTTACCCTGCTTTGAAGAATTCTGTGCAACTAATTGAGCAGAGAGCTGTTGACTCATTCTTTTATATTACAAAAAACAATTCAAG GGAGATTCTTCAGATGTCTGTTGGTCCTCTCCTGAATGCCATAGAGGACAACATTAAGAAGGCAATAGAGCCTCCTTCTTCTGAGATTAAGACCAG GAAGCTCATCCTCTATGCTGTTCATGATGTTACACTCTTCCCGTTGCTGGTGGCGATGGGAGTCTTCAATTCAAAGTGGCCTCCATATGCAGCAGATGTGACTCTGGAACTCTATCAGCATTCCAGGGATTGGTTTATACGATTGATCTATAATGGAGAG GAGCTGATTCCCAGAGGATGTAAAGATGGCTTGTGTCCACTAGAAGATTTTTTAAATGCTCTTTCAGTATATAGCACAAAGCCACTGGTGTATAAAATGATTTGTTCCCAAACAGAAGAGGCagttttacaacacaattga
- the GJA5 gene encoding gap junction alpha-5 protein: MGDWSFLGEFLEEVHKHSTVVGKVWLTVLFIFRMLVLGTAAESSWGDEQSDFKCDTQQPGCENVCYDKAFPISHIRYWVLQIIFVSTPSLLYMGHAMHTVRMQEKRKLKEAKEGAKSIQNKCDSFSQQDYPAPEKVELSCWDEPSGRIILQGTLLNTYVCSILIRTTMEIAFIVGQYMLYGIFLETLYVCHRQPCPNPVNCYISRPTEKNIFIIFMLVVAAFSLFLSLAELYHLGWKKAKHTLSQKISPTPAIGKLEGDSQVKTDENCTPPPDFNQCLANPTGKYISPFSNKMASEQNTVNFATERVHNPDDSGGEAPFIQLNYMQHPEATVNSALNLIPNGYFQNKRRLSKTSHTSSKARSDDLSV, from the coding sequence ATGGGTGATTGGAGCTTCCTAGGAGAATTCCTTGAAGAAGTCCATAAACATTCAACAGTAGTGGGAAAAGTCTGGTTGACTGTCCTTTTTATCTTCCGGATGCTTGTCCTGGGCACAGCTGCAGAATCTTCCTGGGGAGATGAACAGTCCGATTTCAAATGCGACACCCAGCAACCCGGTTGTGAGAACGTTTGCTATGACAAAGCTTTCCCAATCTCCCACATCAGGTATTGGGTCCTTCAGATTATCTTTGTCTCCACACCATCCTTGTTATACATGGGTCACGCAATGCATACTGTCCGTATGCAGGAGAAGAGGAAACTTAAGGAGGCCAAGGAAGGAGCAAAGTCAATCCAGAACAAGTGTGACTCTTTTTCCCAGCAGGATTACCCAGCGCCAGAGAAGGTAGAGCTGTCCTGCTGGGATGAACCCAGTGGGAGAATAATTCTTCAGGGCACTTTGCTGAACACCTATGTCTGCAGTATTTTAATCCGTACCACCATGGAGATTGCTTTCATTGTTGGGCAATATATGCTGTATGGAATCTTTCTGGAGACCCTCTATGTCTGTCACCGGCAGCCCTGTCCTAATCCAGTCAACTGTTATATCTCTCGGCCAACAGAAAAGAACATCTTTATCATCTTCATGCTTGTGGTAGcagccttctctctcttcttaagCCTGGCTGAACTGTATCACTTAGGATGGAAGAAAGCTAAGCACACCTTATCTCAGAAAATCAGCCCTACACCAGCAATTGGCAAACTGGAGGGAGACTCTCAAGTGAAGACAGATGAAAACTGCACCCCTCCTCCAGATTTTAATCAGTGTTTAGCCAACCCTACGGGGAAATATATCAGCCCCTTCAGTAACAAAATGGCCTCTGAGCAAAACACGGTCAACTTTGCAACAGAGAGGGTTCACAATCCAGATGATTCAGGCGGAGAAGCCCCCTTTATCCAATTAAACTACAtgcaacatccagaagccactgTAAATTCTGCACTGAATCTGATACCAAATGGATACTTTCAGAACAAACGCAGACTCAGCAAAACTAGCCACACAAGCAGTAAGGCAAGGTCTGATGATTTGTCAGTGTGA